Part of the Mycolicibacterium mageritense genome is shown below.
GGATAACGGACGTCGACCACCACCGAATCCCCGAAGCGGTACGGCTTGCCGGCCACCAGGCCCACGAACTGCTTACGCAGGCGCGACATTTCGGCCCGCACGGTCACGACACGGGACCGGTCGCCGTAGAGATCCTCGGCCAGTTCCGGCGCCGACCGGCCCTGCTGGTTGGTCGCCAGCACGAGCAGGATCTCGGCGTGCCTGCTCGAGATGCTGCGCCGCCAATTGCCGAACTGCCCGGCCATCTCGAGCGACGGTTCACCGTCGCGCAGGTCGAGGATGACCCGCGACGGCGCCGCCGTGGACTCGGCATCGTCGGCGACCCGCACCAGCCAGCCACCCGGCAACGACTCCACGTCGCACATGCCCAACGGCGGGATCCACACGCGTCCGGGTAAACCGTTCTCCGGCAACAGGATCCGATTGTGCAGCGGCAACGAATCCACGGCGGCCACCCAGCCCTCGGTGTCGACCGCGAGTGCCGGGCTGCCGACCCTGGCCAGAATCGGTGCGGCGACCGTGCGCAGCACGTTCAACGTACGGTCATGCGCCTCGCGCAGCTGCGATTCGGCGAGCCGGGCCACCAGGTCCACCAAGGCCACCGTGGTCGGGTGCACCGTGGCGGCCGGACCGGACACGTCGACGATTCCGATCACCTGACCGGTTCTCGGGTCGCGGATCGGTGCGCCGGCACACGTCCAAGGGTGATGGCTGCGCAGGAAATGTTCGGCCGAGAAGATCTGCACCGCACGGTGCGAGGCCAGCGCCGTACCGATTCCGTTGGTGCCGACCGCGTTCTCACTCCACGTCGCGCCCTCGATGAAACCTAGCCGGTCGGCGAGCCCGAGCACGCGCGGCGAACCGGACCGCCACAGCACGCGACCGCGCGCGTCGGCGATGACCAGGATGTTGTCACCTTCCTGGATCACCGATTCGAGCCCGCGCGTGACGTCCTCGAGCACGGTCACGAGCCCGGATTGTTGCCTGAGCAAGTCGAGACCCGCGGTTTCCACCCGGGGCGGGATGTGGTGGTCCGGGTTTATCCCCTTGGCGCGCAACCTGTTCCACGAGTCCTCGATCACCGCGCGGGGACGCGCGGGGGCTCGGTCTCCCGACATGGTCGCGTCGTACACCGCGGACAACAACATGGCGTAGCGCCGCGGGTCGTCTCCGGGCGACACCGCGGGTTCAGGTACGGACGAGCCAGCCATCACTGCCGATTGTGCTCCACATCACAACGGCACGCTACGGCGGGCCTACCGATAGACCAGCCCGCCGTCGATCAGGCCGGCTTGACCGGTCATGTAATCGGCGTCAGGCCCGGCCAGGTATGACACGAATCCGGCCACGTCTTCAGGGGTTTCCGGCCGGCCCAGGGCGATGCCGCCGGCGTACTTCTCGAACGTCTCACCCTCGGCCGCACCGGTGAGTTCGGCGAACCGCTTGTCGATCTCGACCCACATGTCGGTGCCAACGATGCCGGGGCAGTACGCGTTGACCGTGATGCCGGCCGACGCGTACTCCTTGGCCGCGGCCTGGGTCAGCCCACGCACCGCGAACTTGCTGGCGCTGTACACGCCGAGCATCGCGAAACCGTCGTGCCCGGCGATCGAGGACGCGTTGATGATCTTGCCGGGCCTGCCCAGCTCGATGAACTTGGCCGCGGCGGCCTGGATGCCCCACAGCACGCCGTCGACGTTGATGGACCACACCCGGGCGATGTCGGCCGGCGTGACGTCGGCGATGGGGCCGACGAGCGCCACGCCTGCGTTGTTGACCATCACATCGAACCCGCCGAGCGCCGCGGCGGCATGGTCCACCGCTGCGTACACCGCATCGCGGTCACTCACATCGGCAACGAACGTCGTTGTCTTGGAACCTATTTCGGCGATCTCCTCGGCAACCGAACTGATGCCGTCGGCCGTCACGTCGACAAGTGCGACGTCGGCGCCGTCACGCGCCAGCCGCAACGCGATACCCCGCCCGATCCCCCGGCCCGCGCCGGTGACGAGCGCAACCTTGCCGTCCAGTGTCACGATGCTTCTCCGTTCGGGTCGACCAGAACCTTCATCTTCTTTCCGGCGTGCAAGGCCTCGAATCCCTCGTCGATCACGTCGTCGAGCGCGATGGGAGTCACCCATCCCTTCGTGTCGTACACCCCCTGCGCCATGAGATCAATGACCGCCTTGAAGTCCGCCGAGGTGTAGCACAGCGACCCCTGGATGCGGGACTCGTTCATCACGAGGTTGAGCAGCGGCGTCACCAACGGCTTCTCGTAGATCGCGACACTGACCGTTGGCTTGCGGGCACCCACACACGCTGTGGCCGCGGCGATGGCGGGCGCCACCCCGGCGGCATCGAACGCCGCGTCCGCGCCGCGGCCGTCGGTGTGATCGGCGATGAAGGCGGGCACGTCGGTCACGGTGGGATCGATGGTCTTGGCGCCGAGCGCCTCGATCGCCGCCCGGCGGGTGGGCGACGGCTCCGCGACAAACACCGAATCCAGGCCTTTGCCGCGCAGCGCAAACCACAGCCCGATACCGATCGGCCCGGCCCCGAAGACCACCGCGGTGTGCAGCGGGCCGACCTCACCGAGTGTCGCGGCATGGTAGGCAACCGACATCGGCTCGACCAGGGCCCCGAGTTCGAGCGAGACGTTGTCAGGCAACCGGTGCAGCATGTTGGTGGGGACGACGGTGTATTCGGCCATGCCGCCGTCGGACATCAAGCCGTGGAAACCGATCTGCTGGCAGATGTTGTAGGTGCCTGCCCGGCACGGCGCGCACTGGCCGCACCGGTAGATGGGCTCGATCGCGACCCGATCACCGGGTGCGTAATCGGTGACTCCCGCGCCGACCTCGGTCACAGTGCCCGAGAACTCGTGGCCCATGGTCAGCGGCAACTGCCTGCCCGTCAGCGGATGCGGCTCAGTCGGCACGAAGATCGGGCCGGCATAGTATTCATGCAGGTCAGTCCCGCAAATTCCGTTGAAGCCGACTTTGATCTTGACGGTGCCGGGGGTCGGGTCAGGCTCGGGGACGTCGGCGACTTCGACCTTGTTCGGTCCGTAGTACACGGCTGCTTTCATGGTGGTCGTTTCTAGGCCAGCGGCCGGTGGCGCCGTAAGGGTTGCAATACGTTGCGGCTTGTTTGCGCACGAAAACGTCACGCCCGCTGCAACCCCGTGCAACCCTTGTCGGGCCCCTTGACCTCGGTGTGGGCTGACTCACATGACACAGACCACCGCTGCACCGCTGGCCACACTGTCACCGCAGGAACGGGTTGACGCCTGGCTGGCCGATTTCGAGTCCGCACTCGCCGATCGGGACATCGAGCGCGTCGTCGGCAAGTTCGCAACCGACAGCTTCTGGCGCGACCTGGTTGCCTTCACGTGGAACCTCAAGACCGTCGAGGGCCACGAGGGCATCGCCGACATGCTGACCGCGCGCCTGGCCGACACCGATCCGTCCGGGTTCCGGACCCGCGAGACCCCGACCGAGGACTTCGACGGCGACCATGTCATCACCTCGGCGTTCATCGAATTCGAGACCGCCACCGGCCGGGGCAAGGGCCACCTGCGGCTGCGCGATGACAAAGCATGGACCCTGCTCACGACACTGCAGGAGATCAAGGGTCACGAAGAGCGCCAAGGCGCGACCCGCGTGCTCGGTGCGGTGCACGGCTCTGATCCCGACACCCGGTCGTGGTCCGAGAAGCGCCTCGACGAGGAGCTCACGCTCGGCTACTCGGAGCAGCCCTACATAGTGGTGATCGGCGGCGGCCAGGGCGGCATCGCGCTCGGCGCCCGGCTGCGGCAACTCGGCGTGCCCGCGATCGTCGTCGACAAGCACGAGCGGCCCGGCGACCAGTGGCGCAAGCGCTACAAGTCCCTGTGCCTGCACGATCCCGTGTGGTACGACCACCTGCCGTACCTGCCGTTCCCGGCCAACTGGCCGGTGTTCGCACCGAAGGACAAGATCGGCGACTGGCTCGAGTTCTACACGCGCGTCATGGAGGTGCCGTACTGGAGTTCGACCACGTGCGTTTCGGCGTCCTACGACGAGGCCGAGCAGCGCTGGACCGTCGAGGTGGACCGCAAGGGCGAGCGCGTGACGTTGCGGCCGGCGCACCTCGTGCTGGCGACCGGGATGTCCGGCAAGCCCAACATCCCGACGCTGCCCGGCCAAGAGGTGTTCCGCGGCGATCAGCACCACTCGAGCCACCACCCCGGCCCCGACCAGTACGTCGGCAAGCGCGCCGTGGTGATCGGGTCGAACAACTCCGCGCACGACATCTGCAAGGCACTGCACGAGAACGACGTCGACGTCACGATGGTCCAGCGGTCCTCGACGCACATCGTCAAGTCGGACTCGCTGATGGATCTCGGCCTTGGCGATCTGTATTCGGAACGCGCCGTGGCCGCGGGCATGACCACCGAGAAGGCCGACCTGACCTTCGCGTCGCTGCCCTACCGCATCATGGCCGACTTCCAGAGGCCCATCTACGACGCGATCCGCAGGCGCGACAAGGACTTCTACGCGCGGCTCGAAGCCGCCGGGTTCGAACTGGACTTCGGTGACGACGATTCCGGCTTGTTCATGAAGTACCTGCGTCGCGGTTCGGGCTACTACATCGACGTCGGCGCGTCCGACCTGATCGCCGACGGCAGTGTGAAACTGGCGCACGGCGAGGTCGACCGGCTGACCGAGGATTCGGTGATCCTGG
Proteins encoded:
- a CDS encoding flavin-containing monooxygenase; this encodes MTQTTAAPLATLSPQERVDAWLADFESALADRDIERVVGKFATDSFWRDLVAFTWNLKTVEGHEGIADMLTARLADTDPSGFRTRETPTEDFDGDHVITSAFIEFETATGRGKGHLRLRDDKAWTLLTTLQEIKGHEERQGATRVLGAVHGSDPDTRSWSEKRLDEELTLGYSEQPYIVVIGGGQGGIALGARLRQLGVPAIVVDKHERPGDQWRKRYKSLCLHDPVWYDHLPYLPFPANWPVFAPKDKIGDWLEFYTRVMEVPYWSSTTCVSASYDEAEQRWTVEVDRKGERVTLRPAHLVLATGMSGKPNIPTLPGQEVFRGDQHHSSHHPGPDQYVGKRAVVIGSNNSAHDICKALHENDVDVTMVQRSSTHIVKSDSLMDLGLGDLYSERAVAAGMTTEKADLTFASLPYRIMADFQRPIYDAIRRRDKDFYARLEAAGFELDFGDDDSGLFMKYLRRGSGYYIDVGASDLIADGSVKLAHGEVDRLTEDSVILADGTELPADVVVYATGFGSMNGWAADLIGQEVADKVGKVWGLGSGTTKDPGPWEGEQRNMWKPTQQENLWFHGGNLHQSRHYSLYLALQLKARYEGLATPVYGLQEVHHLS
- a CDS encoding GAF domain-containing protein, coding for MAGSSVPEPAVSPGDDPRRYAMLLSAVYDATMSGDRAPARPRAVIEDSWNRLRAKGINPDHHIPPRVETAGLDLLRQQSGLVTVLEDVTRGLESVIQEGDNILVIADARGRVLWRSGSPRVLGLADRLGFIEGATWSENAVGTNGIGTALASHRAVQIFSAEHFLRSHHPWTCAGAPIRDPRTGQVIGIVDVSGPAATVHPTTVALVDLVARLAESQLREAHDRTLNVLRTVAAPILARVGSPALAVDTEGWVAAVDSLPLHNRILLPENGLPGRVWIPPLGMCDVESLPGGWLVRVADDAESTAAPSRVILDLRDGEPSLEMAGQFGNWRRSISSRHAEILLVLATNQQGRSAPELAEDLYGDRSRVVTVRAEMSRLRKQFVGLVAGKPYRFGDSVVVDVRYPQDMSSLLISSTAPAVHAVRGTR
- a CDS encoding 2,3-butanediol dehydrogenase; amino-acid sequence: MKAAVYYGPNKVEVADVPEPDPTPGTVKIKVGFNGICGTDLHEYYAGPIFVPTEPHPLTGRQLPLTMGHEFSGTVTEVGAGVTDYAPGDRVAIEPIYRCGQCAPCRAGTYNICQQIGFHGLMSDGGMAEYTVVPTNMLHRLPDNVSLELGALVEPMSVAYHAATLGEVGPLHTAVVFGAGPIGIGLWFALRGKGLDSVFVAEPSPTRRAAIEALGAKTIDPTVTDVPAFIADHTDGRGADAAFDAAGVAPAIAAATACVGARKPTVSVAIYEKPLVTPLLNLVMNESRIQGSLCYTSADFKAVIDLMAQGVYDTKGWVTPIALDDVIDEGFEALHAGKKMKVLVDPNGEAS
- a CDS encoding acetoin reductase, encoding MTLDGKVALVTGAGRGIGRGIALRLARDGADVALVDVTADGISSVAEEIAEIGSKTTTFVADVSDRDAVYAAVDHAAAALGGFDVMVNNAGVALVGPIADVTPADIARVWSINVDGVLWGIQAAAAKFIELGRPGKIINASSIAGHDGFAMLGVYSASKFAVRGLTQAAAKEYASAGITVNAYCPGIVGTDMWVEIDKRFAELTGAAEGETFEKYAGGIALGRPETPEDVAGFVSYLAGPDADYMTGQAGLIDGGLVYR